The proteins below come from a single Chitinophaga pinensis DSM 2588 genomic window:
- a CDS encoding Crp/Fnr family transcriptional regulator has product MTIQQILCNIYPLPPQSLAQLESIAEQKSHPKGHLLLRAGRIEDQVYFIKQGIARAFSEKRDRNVTFWFGQEGDAVVSMRSYVEQKPGYEHIELLEDCKLFQMEAAKLQGLYRQDINIANWGRKFAEKEIIKTENRLIKLQIGSASERYKEFMEENPALLQRVPLGHIASYLGISAVSLSRIRAGKS; this is encoded by the coding sequence ATGACGATTCAACAAATACTGTGTAATATCTATCCGCTGCCGCCTCAATCTTTGGCGCAGTTAGAAAGTATTGCTGAACAAAAAAGTCATCCCAAAGGACATTTGTTGTTAAGGGCCGGACGGATCGAGGATCAGGTGTATTTTATCAAACAGGGGATTGCCCGTGCATTTTCAGAGAAGCGTGACCGGAACGTTACTTTCTGGTTCGGACAGGAAGGGGATGCCGTGGTGTCCATGAGAAGTTATGTTGAACAGAAACCCGGCTATGAGCATATAGAGTTGCTGGAAGACTGTAAATTGTTTCAGATGGAGGCGGCGAAACTCCAGGGCTTATACCGGCAGGATATCAATATTGCCAACTGGGGAAGGAAATTTGCAGAAAAAGAGATCATCAAAACAGAGAACAGACTGATCAAATTACAGATCGGTAGTGCCAGTGAACGGTATAAGGAATTTATGGAGGAAAACCCGGCTTTACTTCAGCGGGTGCCGCTTGGGCATATCGCCTCTTATCTTGGTATATCGGCAGTAAGTCTAAGCCGTATCAGGGCCGGAAAAAGCTAA
- a CDS encoding DMT family transporter, with amino-acid sequence MNWIILIIGGLFEVGFTFSLGKAKEATGNTVYFWYACFAACLTLSMYMLMKATQTLPLGTAYAVWTGIGAVGTVLVGILVFKEPATFLRVLFITTLIGSIIGLKVVSPH; translated from the coding sequence ATGAACTGGATCATTCTGATAATCGGCGGACTATTCGAAGTAGGATTTACTTTTAGCTTAGGGAAAGCAAAAGAGGCGACAGGTAATACGGTATATTTCTGGTATGCCTGTTTTGCGGCCTGTCTGACATTGAGCATGTATATGCTGATGAAGGCCACGCAGACCTTGCCCCTGGGTACCGCTTATGCCGTATGGACGGGTATTGGCGCGGTAGGTACCGTATTGGTAGGTATCCTTGTATTTAAGGAGCCGGCTACCTTTCTGCGTGTATTGTTCATTACGACGCTGATCGGCTCTATTATCGGCTTAAAAGTGGTTTCACCGCACTAA
- a CDS encoding nucleoside deaminase, with protein MIGEREKRFMQMAVDLSREGMEKGDGGPFGAIVVRGEEIVGRGWNQVLSFNDPTAHAEVVAIRDACANLNTFQLHDCEIFTSCEPCPMCLGAIYWARPQRVYFANTKDDAAAIDFDDSFIYREIQVPHSDKKIPFIAFPSASAAAVFRDWQIKGDRTLY; from the coding sequence ATGATCGGAGAAAGAGAAAAACGGTTTATGCAGATGGCGGTGGACCTTTCCCGCGAGGGGATGGAAAAAGGGGACGGCGGTCCTTTCGGCGCTATCGTTGTACGGGGAGAAGAGATCGTAGGACGTGGCTGGAACCAGGTATTGTCATTCAATGACCCTACGGCGCATGCGGAAGTCGTAGCGATCAGGGATGCCTGTGCCAATCTGAATACCTTCCAGCTACACGATTGTGAGATATTTACCTCCTGTGAACCCTGCCCGATGTGCCTGGGGGCTATTTACTGGGCCAGACCCCAACGTGTGTATTTCGCCAATACAAAGGACGATGCCGCAGCCATTGATTTTGATGACTCATTTATCTACCGGGAAATTCAGGTACCACACTCAGATAAGAAGATCCCGTTTATAGCGTTTCCGTCTGCATCCGCTGCTGCGGTATTCAGGGATTGGCAGATTAAAGGAGACAGGACGCTGTATTAA
- a CDS encoding hybrid sensor histidine kinase/response regulator: MQPKLIKYYLLGLFVIGLVLFIVLQFNSAQNIRKLISGNEKLLDELNVKNELQKLQTNIAKTDSKVRGTVISQDTLNITGIEAEVAVIKADLGEINKLVLNDSTEKLLTQLNYLVDEKNNFNVAVLDSFYLKGKWSAERMINAQKGKRLGEAINVILHALDSTRQTEVNHTTHLIDTSGQKALNWGTIMLFFACLSSLLSFLYITSRIYKQEQLIEALDHSRQQEKKLTVVKDQFLANMSHEIRTPMNAVLGFTHLLQQQPLNEKSREYVASIQHAGENLLDIINDILDISKIESGMMRLEPVSFSLRGMMHSLQLMFQPKAQEKLLDLSVHIDAGVPDILYGDVMRLTQVLVNLVNNAIKFTPQGQVTVRVSPVGGNESGIRLLFTIADTGIGISPNKLSTIFDRFNQAEADITRKYGGTGLGLTIVKQLVELQHGTISVESELGKGSTFLVQLPYTQGELLAEGTELSGYSQEHFTLPQQPDIRLLVAEDNRMNQNLLRHLLGNRQLHYQLVANGQEAVNALSKQHFDLILMDLQMPEMDGYTATRKIREELHSNIPIVAMTAHAMAGEREKCLQTGMNEYLAKPIREEELYRMIQVFTGKSSTPEHYVHPHPHNGYAYNGESSLVQLEYLQQLSRGDKAFEQNMLTQFVTQLPEDLSMLKKAIDEEAATDIRRTAHTLKTTISFIGLEAHLYPILESFEHLEVNYDKALVSDQFNTLKRLCVQALQETLQLLF, translated from the coding sequence ATGCAGCCGAAGCTGATTAAATACTACCTGCTGGGCCTGTTCGTAATAGGCCTTGTACTGTTTATAGTGCTGCAATTCAACTCAGCTCAGAACATCCGTAAGCTCATTTCCGGCAATGAAAAACTGCTGGATGAACTGAACGTAAAGAATGAGCTACAGAAACTACAGACCAATATAGCCAAAACCGATAGTAAAGTACGGGGTACCGTTATCTCACAGGACACCCTCAATATCACAGGTATTGAAGCGGAAGTCGCCGTCATCAAAGCAGATCTCGGCGAAATCAATAAACTCGTCCTGAATGACAGTACCGAAAAACTCCTCACCCAGCTAAACTACCTCGTAGACGAGAAAAATAATTTCAATGTAGCCGTACTGGATAGTTTTTATCTGAAAGGGAAATGGTCCGCAGAAAGGATGATCAACGCCCAGAAAGGGAAACGCCTCGGCGAAGCCATCAACGTGATATTACATGCCCTGGATAGTACCCGGCAGACAGAAGTGAACCATACAACACACCTTATTGACACCAGCGGACAAAAAGCATTAAACTGGGGCACTATTATGCTCTTTTTTGCCTGTTTATCCAGTCTGCTGTCATTTCTCTATATCACCAGCCGTATTTACAAGCAGGAACAGCTGATAGAAGCACTCGACCATTCGCGGCAGCAGGAAAAGAAGCTCACCGTGGTCAAAGACCAGTTCCTCGCCAATATGAGCCACGAGATCAGGACGCCCATGAACGCCGTATTAGGCTTCACCCATCTGCTGCAACAGCAACCCCTGAATGAAAAATCCAGGGAATATGTGGCCTCCATCCAACATGCAGGCGAAAACCTGCTGGATATCATCAACGATATACTCGACATCTCTAAAATAGAATCAGGTATGATGCGCCTGGAGCCGGTATCATTTAGTCTCAGGGGAATGATGCACTCCCTTCAGCTGATGTTCCAGCCAAAAGCGCAGGAAAAATTACTGGACCTGAGCGTCCATATAGACGCAGGCGTACCCGACATCCTTTATGGAGACGTAATGCGCCTGACCCAGGTGCTTGTTAACCTGGTCAACAACGCGATTAAATTCACCCCACAGGGACAGGTGACAGTCAGGGTTTCACCGGTCGGCGGGAATGAATCCGGCATACGTTTACTGTTCACCATAGCAGATACCGGTATTGGTATCTCTCCCAACAAACTGTCTACTATATTTGACCGCTTCAACCAGGCAGAGGCAGATATCACCCGTAAATACGGGGGTACCGGTTTAGGACTGACCATCGTAAAACAACTTGTAGAACTACAACACGGTACGATCAGCGTGGAAAGCGAATTGGGAAAAGGCAGCACCTTCCTGGTACAACTCCCCTATACACAGGGTGAACTGCTGGCCGAAGGGACTGAACTTTCAGGGTACTCTCAGGAGCATTTTACCTTGCCGCAACAACCCGATATACGCTTGCTGGTAGCGGAGGACAACCGCATGAACCAGAACCTGTTGCGGCATCTGTTGGGTAACAGGCAACTGCATTATCAGCTGGTCGCTAACGGACAAGAAGCTGTCAATGCCCTCTCAAAACAACATTTCGACCTGATCCTGATGGATCTGCAGATGCCTGAAATGGACGGTTACACGGCCACCAGGAAGATCCGGGAAGAACTACACTCCAATATTCCGATCGTCGCCATGACCGCACACGCCATGGCCGGAGAAAGAGAGAAATGCCTGCAGACTGGCATGAATGAATACCTGGCGAAACCGATACGGGAAGAAGAACTCTACCGGATGATACAGGTCTTTACCGGCAAAAGCAGTACGCCGGAGCATTATGTACACCCCCATCCGCATAATGGTTATGCATACAACGGGGAATCTTCCCTTGTACAACTGGAATATCTGCAACAGCTATCCCGTGGAGATAAAGCGTTTGAACAGAATATGCTGACACAGTTCGTCACACAGCTACCAGAGGATCTTTCGATGCTCAAAAAGGCGATCGATGAGGAAGCTGCTACAGATATACGTCGCACCGCACATACGCTGAAAACCACTATTTCCTTTATCGGACTGGAAGCCCATCTGTATCCGATACTGGAATCATTTGAACACCTGGAAGTTAACTATGACAAAGCCCTGGTATCCGACCAGTTCAATACCCTGAAACGCCTGTGTGTACAGGCTTTACAGGAGACGCTGCAATTGCTTTTTTAG
- a CDS encoding transferrin receptor-like dimerization domain-containing protein, producing the protein MNLKTTASSIALFLLLQSSYAQQKLSGFSSEHAQQQQDLEARFDKGLSAAAIGNNIRTLSAKQHYLGMPRDKWVAENILQQFKSYGWDAHLETYQVLFPTPKTRVLEASYPAGYKAVLKEPALKEDASTGQPDELPTYNAWSADGDVTGELVFVNYGLPEDYEYLERLGIDVKGKIVIAKYGRSWRGIKPKVAQEHGAIGTLIYSDPKDDGYYQGDVYPVGPYKSEYGVQRGSIMDMVIYPGDPLTPGVGATENAQRLERSAATNLLKIPVLPISYHDAAPLLAALEGPVAPDAWRGALPFTYHIGPGKAKVHLKLEFDWKMVPAYNVIATMKGSQFPDQWVIRGNHHDAWVYGAADPISGLSSLLEEAKAIGELAKNGYKPKRTLVYAAWDGEEPGLLGSTEWVEAHAAELQQKAVAYINSDGNSRGFLGVGGSHALEPFMGEIAKSITDPQTKVSIFERKQASDLVSAASTKAKKDILAKKDMTISALGSGSDYSSFLQHLGIPSLNVGFGGEGAGGEYHSIYDTYENYSRFKDPGFEYGVALSRLAGHAALRLADADVLPFDFRSLSKTINGYTTDLLSLAEQMRENTAVENQIISNNAYQLAGDVTKPLKAPVAKPEVPYIDFSKLQNALVALDKTAQHLQDARKPQLPAAQLEVLNKALYQAEQQLLHEQGLPNRAWYKHVIYAPGFYTGYGVKTMPGIREAIEQRRWKEAEEQIGIAATAINRLTDYLEKTFNSIRN; encoded by the coding sequence ATGAATCTGAAGACAACTGCCAGCAGTATTGCCTTATTTTTGTTACTACAAAGCTCCTATGCACAACAAAAGCTGAGTGGTTTCAGCAGTGAACATGCGCAACAGCAACAGGACCTGGAAGCCCGTTTCGACAAAGGACTGAGCGCTGCCGCCATCGGCAATAATATCAGGACGCTGTCTGCCAAACAACATTATCTCGGTATGCCCCGGGATAAATGGGTCGCTGAGAATATCCTGCAACAATTTAAAAGTTATGGCTGGGATGCCCACCTGGAAACTTACCAGGTGCTGTTTCCTACACCGAAGACCAGGGTACTGGAAGCCAGCTATCCTGCAGGCTATAAAGCGGTATTGAAGGAACCGGCATTGAAGGAAGACGCGAGTACCGGTCAGCCGGATGAACTGCCTACCTACAATGCCTGGAGTGCAGACGGTGATGTAACAGGAGAACTGGTTTTTGTGAATTATGGTCTGCCGGAAGACTATGAATACCTGGAAAGACTGGGCATCGATGTAAAAGGGAAAATTGTCATTGCGAAATACGGCCGTTCCTGGAGAGGTATAAAACCGAAGGTTGCCCAGGAACATGGCGCAATCGGCACCCTGATCTATTCTGATCCGAAAGATGACGGGTATTACCAGGGGGATGTATACCCTGTGGGTCCTTATAAAAGCGAATACGGGGTCCAAAGAGGCTCTATTATGGATATGGTGATATATCCGGGTGATCCTTTGACGCCTGGCGTAGGAGCGACGGAAAATGCCCAGAGACTGGAAAGGTCTGCCGCTACAAATCTGTTGAAGATCCCGGTATTGCCGATCAGCTATCATGACGCTGCTCCTTTGCTGGCTGCTCTGGAAGGACCAGTCGCTCCTGATGCCTGGAGAGGCGCATTGCCCTTTACTTACCATATCGGTCCCGGAAAGGCAAAAGTGCACCTGAAGCTGGAATTTGACTGGAAAATGGTGCCTGCGTATAATGTGATTGCTACGATGAAAGGAAGTCAGTTTCCGGACCAGTGGGTGATCAGGGGTAATCACCATGATGCCTGGGTATATGGCGCAGCCGATCCGATTAGCGGACTGTCTTCCCTGCTGGAAGAAGCAAAGGCGATCGGTGAACTGGCAAAGAACGGGTATAAGCCGAAGAGAACGCTTGTGTATGCTGCCTGGGATGGCGAAGAGCCGGGTTTGCTGGGTTCGACTGAATGGGTGGAAGCACATGCCGCTGAATTACAACAGAAAGCAGTCGCTTATATCAATTCTGATGGTAACAGCCGCGGATTCCTGGGTGTAGGTGGTTCACATGCACTGGAACCTTTTATGGGTGAGATTGCTAAAAGTATTACCGATCCGCAGACGAAAGTCAGCATTTTCGAAAGAAAACAGGCTTCCGACCTTGTATCTGCTGCTTCAACAAAAGCAAAGAAAGATATCCTGGCTAAGAAAGATATGACGATCAGCGCATTGGGATCAGGGTCTGATTATTCTTCTTTCCTTCAACACCTGGGTATTCCATCCCTGAATGTGGGTTTTGGCGGAGAAGGCGCCGGTGGTGAATACCATTCTATTTATGACACTTATGAGAATTACTCCCGCTTTAAAGATCCGGGATTTGAATATGGTGTAGCCTTGTCCCGTCTGGCCGGACATGCCGCCCTGAGACTGGCTGATGCAGATGTACTGCCATTTGATTTCCGGAGCCTTTCTAAAACGATCAACGGTTATACCACTGACCTGCTCTCCCTGGCAGAACAGATGCGGGAAAATACAGCGGTAGAAAATCAAATCATCAGTAATAATGCCTATCAACTGGCAGGAGATGTAACAAAGCCGTTAAAGGCGCCTGTCGCCAAACCGGAAGTGCCATATATAGATTTTTCGAAGTTGCAGAATGCCCTGGTAGCCCTTGATAAAACGGCACAGCATTTACAGGATGCCAGGAAACCACAGTTACCGGCAGCGCAACTGGAGGTACTGAATAAAGCCCTTTATCAGGCAGAGCAGCAGTTATTGCATGAACAAGGTTTGCCTAACAGGGCATGGTATAAACACGTGATTTATGCGCCGGGATTTTATACGGGGTATGGTGTGAAGACAATGCCGGGTATCCGCGAAGCGATTGAACAGCGTAGATGGAAAGAAGCGGAGGAACAGATTGGTATTGCAGCGACAGCGATCAACCGGCTGACAGACTACCTGGAAAAGACATTTAATTCAATTAGGAATTAG
- a CDS encoding LytR/AlgR family response regulator transcription factor → MNCLIIDDNKLARTAMKQLVSHVDQLQVAGECASAIEAYNMLQKEKIDLLLLDIEMPGMNGLELTRNIGKNGPVIIFTTAKKDYAVEAFELHVADYLIKPVTPARFIQAIERAKELQQAGTKEVHDTDNEFIFIRDSGILKRVKLDDILYLEAMGDYVKLHTAQKFHAVHSTLKAIEERLPGARFMRVHRSYIVALDKIDSIEDGAIIIAKNAVPVADAYRAALNSKLNLL, encoded by the coding sequence ATGAACTGCCTTATTATAGACGACAACAAGCTGGCGCGTACCGCCATGAAACAATTAGTCAGCCATGTGGATCAGCTCCAGGTGGCCGGTGAATGTGCCAGTGCCATAGAGGCGTATAATATGTTGCAGAAAGAAAAGATAGACCTGCTCCTCCTGGATATAGAAATGCCGGGAATGAACGGCCTGGAACTAACGCGTAATATAGGGAAGAATGGTCCGGTGATCATCTTTACGACAGCAAAAAAAGACTACGCCGTGGAAGCATTCGAACTGCACGTAGCCGACTATCTCATTAAACCGGTCACACCTGCCCGTTTTATACAGGCCATCGAAAGAGCAAAGGAGTTACAGCAGGCCGGCACAAAAGAAGTACACGACACAGATAATGAGTTCATCTTTATCAGAGACAGCGGCATCTTAAAACGGGTTAAACTCGACGATATCCTGTACCTGGAAGCGATGGGCGATTATGTCAAACTACATACTGCGCAGAAATTTCATGCCGTACATTCTACCTTGAAAGCGATTGAAGAACGCCTGCCTGGCGCAAGATTTATGAGAGTACATCGCTCTTATATCGTAGCATTAGATAAGATCGATTCCATCGAAGACGGCGCGATTATCATTGCTAAAAATGCAGTGCCGGTGGCGGATGCTTACCGTGCAGCGCTGAATAGCAAACTGAATCTTTTATAA
- a CDS encoding TolC family protein, with protein sequence MSIKHAAGMWVISLCLLTGLSSRVRAQTEGEHLPLEKAIALTLQHYPSLKAKQTLSKAGVAHTTDVSHNWWPSVKLVEEATVGTDNGIYGSYFPLGTIPSTSGGIREGNRSDVMSGNIALAQVQWEVYNFGAYRTRREEAIQQQKVAGLDADITANDLTVAVVRDYLGMLQYRALMKIQEDNIERTRSVQRAVTAIVLHGLKPGVDSSVAAAELSKARLNYIDIQNSYNSVRMHMSMLTGLDTSAIRPDTLYNSGLLSLLAGTADTSSVAASHPVLQYYNGLLLQQEKHSEVIRKAALPKISVLASGWMRGSSGEFNDIYGKNLLEGFGFKRYNYLTGLALTYNLADIGHTKDKMREQTLKTRAAAEQLETTQLVLDNSLRQAKLNIHTALDKLQEMPAQLNAARAAALQKMALYKGGLTNIIEVTNALYLLNRAETDLVQTRNAAWQALFTQAFAANAIQELVQRLEQSRMQ encoded by the coding sequence ATGAGTATTAAACATGCTGCAGGGATGTGGGTGATATCGCTATGTCTTCTGACTGGCCTGTCATCGCGTGTCCGTGCACAGACGGAAGGGGAACATCTGCCTTTAGAAAAGGCGATTGCGCTGACCCTTCAACATTATCCGTCTTTAAAAGCGAAACAGACATTATCAAAGGCAGGCGTCGCCCATACGACAGACGTCAGCCATAACTGGTGGCCTTCCGTAAAACTCGTGGAAGAAGCAACCGTTGGCACTGATAATGGTATTTACGGATCTTATTTTCCTTTGGGGACAATCCCTTCTACATCAGGCGGTATCCGTGAAGGAAACCGCAGTGATGTGATGAGCGGTAATATTGCACTTGCACAGGTGCAATGGGAAGTTTACAATTTTGGCGCTTACCGCACCCGGCGGGAGGAAGCTATACAACAACAGAAAGTGGCCGGTCTGGATGCTGATATTACAGCGAATGACCTGACGGTTGCTGTTGTACGAGATTACCTGGGTATGCTTCAATACCGGGCACTCATGAAAATTCAGGAAGACAATATAGAACGTACCCGTTCTGTACAGAGAGCCGTTACGGCCATTGTGCTGCATGGTCTGAAACCAGGAGTAGACAGTTCTGTAGCCGCTGCTGAATTATCCAAAGCCAGACTAAATTACATCGATATACAAAACAGCTATAACAGTGTGCGTATGCATATGAGTATGCTCACAGGGCTGGATACCAGTGCCATACGGCCGGATACCCTGTATAATTCCGGTTTGCTGTCATTGCTGGCTGGTACCGCTGATACTTCTTCGGTAGCCGCCTCACATCCTGTATTACAGTATTACAATGGTTTGCTGTTGCAGCAGGAGAAACATAGTGAAGTGATCCGTAAGGCAGCTTTACCAAAGATCTCTGTGCTGGCCTCCGGATGGATGCGTGGTTCCAGCGGAGAATTCAACGATATCTATGGTAAGAACCTGCTGGAAGGATTTGGTTTCAAGCGATATAACTATCTCACAGGACTGGCACTGACTTACAATCTGGCGGATATCGGTCATACAAAAGATAAAATGCGGGAACAAACCTTAAAAACCCGTGCTGCCGCAGAGCAACTGGAAACCACACAGCTGGTGCTGGATAATAGTCTGCGTCAGGCGAAACTCAATATCCATACTGCACTGGATAAACTACAGGAGATGCCCGCCCAGCTGAATGCGGCCAGGGCTGCCGCTTTACAAAAGATGGCACTGTACAAGGGGGGATTGACCAATATTATCGAGGTGACGAATGCCCTGTATCTCTTGAACAGGGCGGAAACAGATCTCGTACAAACACGTAATGCTGCCTGGCAGGCGCTTTTTACGCAGGCATTTGCCGCGAATGCGATACAGGAACTGGTACAACGACTGGAGCAGTCCCGTATGCAATAA